A stretch of DNA from Halococcus agarilyticus:
CCTCGTACAGCAACACCCAGTAGTCCGCGGCCCCACCGGGCACTCGGCAGACGTTCCCCGCCTCGTATCGCCATCGACCGGGGAACTGGTCGGCGAGGAATTCGAGGAGGGCGGGTTCGTGGGTCGTCGCCCGCTCGACGCGGAGATCCGGCCACTCGTCGCCGATCGCCCGAACGTCGTCCGGCGGCGTGAAATCCGTGATGTCTCGCTGGAGGTCGTACACGACGCGATCGGCGTCGATCTCGAAGCCGGCGTCGACCAGCGCGCCGCGGTACGCCGTGCCGACGGCACGCGGAACGCCCGCGAGGAAGTTCTGGGGATCTCCGCCGAACCGGAGCTCCGTCGCGCCCGTCCCGGCCGCCGCTTCGGCGACCGTGGCAAGGAGATCGTCCGCGACCGACTTTCCTCGATCGGCCTCGGCGTCGAACGCGAACACGGAGAGCCACGCGAGATCGACCGGGTCGTAGCCGTCGACCGCTCGGCCGAGGCGCTTCAGCACGCCGAACGCGACCATCGAACCGTCGGCGTAGCCGCCGTAACACCGGACGTCGACCCCGTCGAACGGCGCGAAGACGTTCCCCGCGACGAGGTGGTCGGCGATCCGGAAGTCCGGATGCTGGCGGTTCCAGAGTTCGATCCCCTCGATGATCGCTGCACGGTCGGTGAGCCGCTCGACGCTCGTCGGCATACCACACTTTCGACGATCGCGCGTATATATGCTGACGTTCCCGGTGGTGTCGCCGGTTTTGGTCCTCGCCGGTCGTCGATCGGCGAGCACGTGGAGTGGCTCCCCTCAGAGCGTGTCGAACTCCACGACGGTCTTGATGACCCCGTCACCGGTCTCGAAGGCCGTCTCGGCCTCGCTCGGCTCGTAGACGCCGGTGACGAGATCCTCGACGAACCACTCGGGGAACGATTTCAACGAGTGGATCGCGGCCTCGAACTGGCGGCCGTTGGAGTTGACGCTGCCGAACAGCGCCTTGTTCTGGAGCACCAGCTCCCGGTGGAGCGCGCCGCCGTCGATCTCGAACGACCAGTCCTCGGGGATGCCGAGCAGCGCGCCCACACCGTTGGGACGGAGCGCGTGAACGGTCTCGAAAGCGTGTCGCGCGTAGCCTGTCGCCTCGTAGACGAAGTCCATCGGCTCGTGGGCCGCGGGAATCTCGTCCACGGACGTCTCACGGGAGTCGACGTACGTCGCACCCAGCTCCTCGATGATGTCGATCGTGGGGTCGGGGCGATCGCGTCGCCCGAGGCAGTACGCCCGCGAGAACGCCGTGCGCTCGTCCACCAGCATCGCGAGCGTCAGCAGTCCCAGCGGACCGTTGCCGAGCACGAGTCCGGTTTCGGGTGACCACTCGAACGCCGACCGCGTGGCGTGGGCGTGTTCGAGCGCCTTCTCGGCGTTGCTGATCGGCTCCACGAGGAAGCCCGACTCGGCGAAGGTATCGGGGACCGGCACGAGAAACCGTGGCGTGCTGGTGAAGTACTCGGCCATGTAGCCGTGCGCGCCCACGATCCCGCGCTCGACGTACTCGCCGTCGGGAGCCATGTCGGGTTCGCCGCGCTCGAAGTACGCGTTGCCGTCCTCGCGCGGTCGGCGCACGGTCGGCACCACGAGCTGGCCCTCCTCCAGGTCGGTGCCGTTGGCGTCCGCCACCACCGCGACCGCCTCGTGACCGAGCACCTGGTGGTCGTCACCGTCGGGAAAGCCGCCGTGGTTGCCCTCGACGACCTCGTGATCGGTCCCGTCGATCCCGACCCGGAGCGTCCGGAGCAGCGCTTCCCCTGTCTCGGGCGTCGGTTCGTCGATCTCGGCAATCGTGGGGCGTGTCTCGCCGCGCCGGACGACGACCGCCTTCATCGGTCGTCAGCACCCCGGCGCGAAGTTCGAGCCCACACCGCTCGGCGTGTCACGTGTGTGATAGCGACCATCCTGCGGGAGTTCCGTGCACCGATACATAAACCCTCTGACGGCACTATGCCGGACGGGAGG
This window harbors:
- a CDS encoding glucose 1-dehydrogenase; this translates as MKAVVVRRGETRPTIAEIDEPTPETGEALLRTLRVGIDGTDHEVVEGNHGGFPDGDDHQVLGHEAVAVVADANGTDLEEGQLVVPTVRRPREDGNAYFERGEPDMAPDGEYVERGIVGAHGYMAEYFTSTPRFLVPVPDTFAESGFLVEPISNAEKALEHAHATRSAFEWSPETGLVLGNGPLGLLTLAMLVDERTAFSRAYCLGRRDRPDPTIDIIEELGATYVDSRETSVDEIPAAHEPMDFVYEATGYARHAFETVHALRPNGVGALLGIPEDWSFEIDGGALHRELVLQNKALFGSVNSNGRQFEAAIHSLKSFPEWFVEDLVTGVYEPSEAETAFETGDGVIKTVVEFDTL
- a CDS encoding GNAT family N-acetyltransferase, with product MPTSVERLTDRAAIIEGIELWNRQHPDFRIADHLVAGNVFAPFDGVDVRCYGGYADGSMVAFGVLKRLGRAVDGYDPVDLAWLSVFAFDAEADRGKSVADDLLATVAEAAAGTGATELRFGGDPQNFLAGVPRAVGTAYRGALVDAGFEIDADRVVYDLQRDITDFTPPDDVRAIGDEWPDLRVERATTHEPALLEFLADQFPGRWRYEAGNVCRVPGGAADYWVLLYEGSVIGFARSNRHDGAYRGANVNWGWRLADEHCGVGPLGVHGDYRGRGWGLYMICEIVGRLRDAGYEAAVIDWTDLPGYYEQLGFERWIAYEAAACELPTGRST